In Gossypium arboreum isolate Shixiya-1 chromosome 6, ASM2569848v2, whole genome shotgun sequence, the following are encoded in one genomic region:
- the LOC128293751 gene encoding metacaspase-9-like: MSVNNQLPPEFELRPYLWDVDFGHFIQQLPSGLSFTIVSDSCHSGGLIDKSKEQIGPHSTLRAIPSLSVDYRTRGISIETLYQSLQTAANVMSTTSSFLDKTAVANARMRESEILLSGCQANEFSIDMRASDKTRGKVFGAFTYTVLKVIKESNGASSNRQLVVKARNEIINLGIGKQHPCLYCSDENVDAGFLGYHPNSQHQYEYVSYQLSIRVIDR, encoded by the exons ACGTCGACTTCGGGCACTTTATTCAGCAACTACCAAGTGGATTAAGCTTCACAATCGTTTCTGATTCCTGCCACAGTGGTGGTCTGATTGATAAAAGTAAAGAACAAATTGGACCCCATAGTACTCTAAGGGCTATACCATCACTATCTGTTGATTACAGGACTAGGGGCATTTCCATTGAAACCTTATATCAGAGCCTACAAACAGCAGCCAACGTTATGAGCACGACGTCAAGCTTCTTAGACAAAACAGCAGTTGCCAATGCC AGGATGAGGGAATCTGAAATTCTGTTAAGTGGGTGCCAAGccaatgagttttcaattgatatGCGAGCGAGTGACAAAACCAGAGGAAAGGTATTTGGGGCCTTTACCTATACAGTTCTGAAGGTCATCAAGGAAAGCAACGGTGCATCATCCAATAGACAGCTTGTGGTGAAGGCTAGGAATGAAATAATAAACCTAGGAATTGGTAAGCAGCACCCTTGCCTTTATTGCAGTGATGAGAATGTTGATGCAGGTTTTCTTGGCTACCATCCCAATTCCCAACACCAGTATGAGTACGTAAGCTACCAGCTTTCAATCAGGGTTATCGATCGCTAG